The Longimicrobium sp. region AAGATCCGAGGCGTGGTGCTGAACGGACGCTATCTGGACCGCGCTGCTCTCGATGCGCTCCTGGCCGACGCGGAGCGGGCCGCGAGGTAGCGCGTTCCGGGTGTCCGTTTTTGGGACGACGCTTTCCCACCCACGGACATGCGCGCGGGTCTCCATCGCGCCAAGATGATGGGGCGCAGTGACTTACGGCGGTGTTGCGCCGGGCATGGCTGTCGCACTTGATTATGGCGTCCGGGGCGATCGTTCCGGGCGCCGCTGCACTCCTTCGAACTCCACGCTCTCCCATGATCCGCCTCCGAAACGTCGAGAAGTCCTTCCCCGCGGGTGCGGCGAAGACGTACGTCCTTCGCAACGTGAGCCTGGACGTCGCTCCCGGCGAGTTCGTCTCGGTGACGGGCCCGTCGGGCGCCGGCAAGTCCACCCTCCTCGCCATTCTGGGGATGTTCGACGCGGCGTGGAGCGGCGAGTACTGGTTCAGCGGCGAGCCGGTGCACGCCATGAAGCCCAAGGAGCGCGCGGCGCTCGGACGGCGCCACATCGGCTTCGTCTTCCAGCAGTACCACCTCCTGGACGACCTCACCGTCGCCGAGAACCTGGAGGTCCCCCTCTCGTACCGCGACGTGCCGCGCAAGGAGCGGGCGGCGCGCGTGGGCGACACGCTGGACCGCTTCCAGATGGTCGGCAAAAAGGACCTGTACCCGAACCAGCTTTCCGGCGGGCAGCAGCAGCTCGTAGGAATCGCGCGCGCCATCATCGCCGAGCCGTCGCTGATCCTGGCGGACGAGCCCACGGGCAACCTGCACTCGTCGCAGGGCCGCGAGATCATGGACCTCTTTCGCGAGCTGAACCGCGCCGGGACTACCATCATCCAGGTGACGCACTCCGAGGCGAATGCGGCTGCCGGCGACCGGGTGATCGAGCTGGCGGATGGGTGGGTGGTGGGGGAGAAAGCGGCGGCATGAACGGAAGTGCGTGAGTGCGTTAGTGCGTGAGTGCGTTAGAAACCTCGGGTGACGCTCGTTCCTCTTTGGCATCCTGAGGGAGCCCGCACGCGCACCACGTGGCCGTCCGCGCGGAACTAGCGGCACGCGCAGTAGATCCTTCGCTTCGCGCCAGAGGATCGAGCCCGGGCGGGCGCCGGTGAGGCGCTTTGCTCAGGATGACAAATGATGGGACGCGTGAGTCCGCGCGGGCGGACTTCGCGTGGTTACAGCGGCGGATTCATTCGCTCCTGGGTGGCGCGGGTAACGGCGGGCGGTGGGGCAGTGTCGGGCACGGGCGTGATGAATGACGCCCCTACGCGGTGCGCACAAACGCACTCACGCACTAACGCACTAACGCACTTTTTTTCCATGGACACGCTCCTCCAGGACCTTCGCTTCGCGATGCGCGCACTGGGGCGCAGCCCTGGGTTCGCGCTGGTCGCGGTGGCGACGCTGGCGCTCGGAATCGGGGTGAACACCGCGATGTTCAGCGTGGTCAACTCCATTCTGCTGCGCCCGCCGGCACACGTGGACCCACATGGGCTCGTGGTGCTTCGTACGCTGCACCAGAAGACGGGAGACGAGAGCAGCGTCTCGTATCCCAACTTCGTGGATTGGCAAGCGGGGAGCCCGTCGTTCCAGGCGATGGGGGCGTACTACGACGACCGCATGATCCTCACCGGGCGCGGCGCGGAGCCGGAAGAGGTGAGCGGCGAGGTGGTGAGCGCCGGGCTCTTTTCCATGCTCGGGGCGCGGGCGGCGCTGGGGCGCACCTTCCTTCCCGAGGAGGGGAAGCCCGGCGCGGCACGCGTCGTGGTGATCGCGCACCAGGAGTGGGAGCGGCGCTTCGAGCGTGACCCGCGCATCGTCGGCAGCACTCTGTCGCTCGACGGCGTGCCGCACACGGTCGTCGGGGTGATGCCAGAGAACTTCGGCTTCCCGGACAACCAGACCTTCTGGACACCGCTGCGCCCCGAAGTCCAGGAGGAGCGCGGGAGCCGGTACATGTCCGTGATCGGGCGGCTGCGCCCGGGGGCCACGCTCCAGCAGGCGCGCGCCGAGCTGGACGCCGTCTCGCGCGAGCTGGCGCGGCGCTACCCCGAGACGAACGCGGGCACCGGCGTGCGCGCGACCGACTTCAGCGAGAGCTGGTCCGGCGAGGTGCGCGCACCCCTCCTGGTGATGATGGGCGCGGTGGGCTTCGTGCTCCTGATCGCCTGCTCCAACGTCGCCAACCTCCTCCTGGCCCGCGCCGCCGCCCGGCGCCGCGAGATCGCCGTGCGCGTGGCGATCGGGGCGGGGAGAGGGCGCATCGTGCGCCAGCTCCTCACCGAGAGCGCGCTGGTGTCGCTGCTCGGCGGCGCGCTGGGGATCGGGCTGGCGATGTGGGGGCTGCGGCTGATCATGTCGTCGTTCCCCTTCCAGCCGCCGCTCTGGATGGTGTTCGACATCGACCGCACCGTGCTCCTCTTTGTGCTCGGCGTGTCGCTGGGCACCGGGCTGCTCTTCGGGCTGGCGCCGGCGCTGCGGGCCACCTCGGGCGACCTGCAGGGGGTGCTGCGCGATGGCGGACGCGGCTCCACCACCGGCGCGAGGCGCGGGCGGCTGCAGTCGGCGCTGGTGATGGGGCAGCTCGCCCTGGCGGCGGTGCTGCTGACGGGCGCGCTGCTCATGGTGCGCTCCTTCGTCCACCTCAACTCCGCCGACCCCGGCTTCCGCCTCGACGGCGCCGTGTCGATGCGCATCACCATCAGCGGCGAGCGCTACGAGACCAAGGCTGCGCGCACCGCGTTCTTCAGCCAGGTGCTGGACCGCGTGCGCCCGCTCCCCAGCGTCGCCAGCGCGGGGATGGCGGACTGGCTCCCCCTCTCCGGCGGCTCCTCCACGAGCGGCGTGATGGTGGACGGGCGCGAGGTGCCCGGCTCCGATCGCACGGAGGCCGAAGTGCGGCGCACGACGGATGGATTCGCGGAGGCGATGGGGCTGCGGCTGCGCGCCGGGCGCCCCTTCACCGCCCAGGAAGCCGCGGCCGGCGCGCCCGTGGTGGTGGTCAGCCGCTCGATGGCGGAGCGCTTCTGGCCGGGGCAGAGCGCGCTCGGCCACACCGTGAGTATCGGCGGCGACTGGCGCACCGTCATCGGAGTCGTGGAGGACATCAGCGGCCAGCATCGCGGCGATGCACCGCGCCCGCAGCTCTACTTTCCGGCGGGCGACCACGGAAGCCGCTCGATGGCGCTCGTCGCGCGCACCCCGGGCGACGCAGCCGCGCTGGCGCCCGCGTTGCGCCGCGCCATCCGCGAGATCGATCCGGGGGTGGCGGTGGCCGACGTGCACA contains the following coding sequences:
- a CDS encoding ABC transporter ATP-binding protein, whose amino-acid sequence is MIRLRNVEKSFPAGAAKTYVLRNVSLDVAPGEFVSVTGPSGAGKSTLLAILGMFDAAWSGEYWFSGEPVHAMKPKERAALGRRHIGFVFQQYHLLDDLTVAENLEVPLSYRDVPRKERAARVGDTLDRFQMVGKKDLYPNQLSGGQQQLVGIARAIIAEPSLILADEPTGNLHSSQGREIMDLFRELNRAGTTIIQVTHSEANAAAGDRVIELADGWVVGEKAAA
- a CDS encoding ABC transporter permease, which translates into the protein MDTLLQDLRFAMRALGRSPGFALVAVATLALGIGVNTAMFSVVNSILLRPPAHVDPHGLVVLRTLHQKTGDESSVSYPNFVDWQAGSPSFQAMGAYYDDRMILTGRGAEPEEVSGEVVSAGLFSMLGARAALGRTFLPEEGKPGAARVVVIAHQEWERRFERDPRIVGSTLSLDGVPHTVVGVMPENFGFPDNQTFWTPLRPEVQEERGSRYMSVIGRLRPGATLQQARAELDAVSRELARRYPETNAGTGVRATDFSESWSGEVRAPLLVMMGAVGFVLLIACSNVANLLLARAAARRREIAVRVAIGAGRGRIVRQLLTESALVSLLGGALGIGLAMWGLRLIMSSFPFQPPLWMVFDIDRTVLLFVLGVSLGTGLLFGLAPALRATSGDLQGVLRDGGRGSTTGARRGRLQSALVMGQLALAAVLLTGALLMVRSFVHLNSADPGFRLDGAVSMRITISGERYETKAARTAFFSQVLDRVRPLPSVASAGMADWLPLSGGSSTSGVMVDGREVPGSDRTEAEVRRTTDGFAEAMGLRLRAGRPFTAQEAAAGAPVVVVSRSMAERFWPGQSALGHTVSIGGDWRTVIGVVEDISGQHRGDAPRPQLYFPAGDHGSRSMALVARTPGDAAALAPALRRAIREIDPGVAVADVHTMAEVAGQSLWRQRLFGGMFASFGFVALLLAVTGVYAMMAYAVAQRVHEIGVRMALGARTGQVLRMVVGQGLTIAAIGVGIGLAGALAVTRLMAGLLEGVSPSDPLTFALVALLLASVAVLASWLPARRAARVDPMIALRSE